TGGTGGGCCACGTCGTCTTCATCGCCGCGCTCGTGGCTGCGACGCTTTCGGGAATCTGGGATCGCCCGCAGGTGCACGTGGTCAATCTCGTCGCGTCCATCGCCGCCGTCGGCAATCCGGCGGGGAGCTCGGCGTCCCTGCCGGCGCGCGCGCTCAAGCCAACGGCGCGCGCGCTCGCGCCCGACCCGGAGCCGCGCGCGCGAGAGGCCGCGATACCCGCGGAGGCGGCTCTGCCCTCGCGCGCGGTGACGCCGCGCCCGGGCGAGCACGACCTCCCACCGTTGGCTACGCCCTCGGAGCGGCGCGGCAAGACGGCGGTCGAGCCGGCCTCGCGGCCGTCGGTGGCGGCGCTCGGGCGGGCCACCGGCTCCGTCTCGGGGCAAGGCTCGCTCACGCTCGATGTGACCGATTTCCCCTACGCGTGGTACCTGCGGCAGGTGCTCCAGAAGGTCGAGGAGCGCTGGCAGACGCAGGACCGCTCCAGCGAGCCCGCCCAGAAGCCGCGCATCTACGTCGAGATCCGGCGGGACGGCTCCATTGCGCCCCCCCGCATCGAGCAGAGCTCCGGCAGCAGCTTCTACGACCGTGCCGCACTTCGCGCCATCACGGAGGCGAGCCCGTTCCCGCCGCTTCCCGTGGACTGGGCCAATCCCTCCCTCCGCGTGCTCTTCAATTTCGACTTGAAGCGCGGATGACGAGCTTCCCGCGCCCGGCCCGCCGGCTGTCAGCGAAGGCCGCCGCCGCGCTCGTGATCTTCGCCGCGGCGGTCCTGGGGCCCGCCCCGGCCCGCTCGCAGAATCCCGATGTCGAGCTCAACGTCCGGCCGGGGCAGATCAAGAAGATCAACATCGCCGTCCCAGACTTCACGCTCGTAGCCGGTGCCGACCCGCAGAACTGGGCCAGGCGGCTCCCGGAGATCACCTCCGCGGACCTCGCCTTCACGTCGCTCTTCAGCGTGGTATCGGGCACGCCCGCCTTGCCGCAGGGCGGCGCCGAGGCGCTCAAGCCGCGGTTCGAGGAGTTCGCGGCGGCCGGGGCCCTGCAGGCGCTGCAGGGGCTCCTGGCGGTGCGCGGCGACCGCTTCGAGGTCGAGATGCGGCTGTACGATCTGACCTCGCCCGACTTCCGCCTGATCGGATCGAAGAAGGTCGTCGCCCACGTCTCGGAGCCCCGCCGCGCCGCTCACAAGATCGCCGACGAGGTCGTGCTGCTCGTCACCGGTGAGCTGGGCGTCGCCGACACCAAGATGGCGTTTGCCAGCACGCGCTCGGGGGTCAAGGAGCTCTACTTGATGGACTACGACGGCGCGGGCCC
The sequence above is drawn from the Candidatus Methylomirabilota bacterium genome and encodes:
- a CDS encoding TonB family protein, with the translated sequence VGHVVFIAALVAATLSGIWDRPQVHVVNLVASIAAVGNPAGSSASLPARALKPTARALAPDPEPRAREAAIPAEAALPSRAVTPRPGEHDLPPLATPSERRGKTAVEPASRPSVAALGRATGSVSGQGSLTLDVTDFPYAWYLRQVLQKVEERWQTQDRSSEPAQKPRIYVEIRRDGSIAPPRIEQSSGSSFYDRAALRAITEASPFPPLPVDWANPSLRVLFNFDLKRG